A section of the Pseudomonas lini genome encodes:
- a CDS encoding glutamine synthetase family protein: MSNNLDQLTDWLKDHKITEVECMIGDLTGITRGKISPTNKFIAEKGMRLPESVLLQTVTGDYVEDDIYYELLDPADIDMICRPDQNAVFLVPWAIEPTAQVIHDTYDKQGNPIELSPRNVLKKVLKLYADHGWQPIVAPEMEFYLTKRSDDPDYPLQPPIGRSGRPETGRQSFSIEAANEFDPLFEDVYDWCELQELDLDTLIHEDGTAQMEINFRHGDALSLADQILVFKRTMREAALKHNVAATFMAKPMTGEPGSAMHLHQSIISIETGKNVFSNEDGTMSQLFLNHIGGLQKFIPELLPLFAPNVNSFRRFLPDTSAPVNVEWGEENRTVGLRVPDAGPQNRRVENRLPGADANPYLAIAASLLCGLIGMVEGHNPSAPVVGRGYERRNLRLPLTIEDALDRMENSKTIEKYLGKKFITGYIAVKRAEHENFKRVISSWEREFLLFAV; this comes from the coding sequence CATCACCCGGGGCAAGATTTCGCCGACCAACAAGTTCATTGCCGAAAAAGGCATGCGCCTGCCCGAAAGCGTTCTGTTGCAGACCGTGACCGGCGACTACGTCGAAGACGACATCTATTACGAACTGCTCGACCCGGCCGACATCGACATGATCTGCCGCCCCGACCAGAACGCGGTGTTTCTGGTGCCTTGGGCCATCGAGCCCACTGCGCAGGTGATCCACGACACCTACGACAAGCAGGGCAATCCGATCGAGCTGTCGCCGCGCAATGTGCTCAAGAAGGTACTGAAACTCTACGCCGACCACGGCTGGCAGCCGATCGTGGCGCCGGAAATGGAGTTCTATCTCACCAAGCGCAGCGATGACCCGGATTACCCGTTGCAACCACCGATTGGCCGCTCTGGTCGCCCGGAAACCGGTCGCCAATCCTTCTCGATTGAAGCCGCGAACGAATTCGATCCGTTGTTCGAAGACGTCTACGACTGGTGCGAACTGCAGGAGCTGGACCTCGACACGCTGATCCACGAGGACGGCACCGCGCAGATGGAAATCAACTTCCGTCATGGCGATGCCCTGTCTTTGGCCGACCAGATTCTGGTGTTCAAACGCACCATGCGTGAAGCCGCGCTCAAGCACAACGTGGCGGCGACCTTCATGGCCAAGCCCATGACCGGCGAGCCGGGCAGCGCCATGCACTTGCACCAGAGCATCATCAGTATCGAGACCGGCAAAAACGTTTTCTCCAATGAAGACGGGACCATGAGCCAACTGTTCCTGAACCACATCGGCGGATTGCAGAAATTCATTCCTGAGCTGCTGCCGTTGTTCGCACCCAACGTCAATTCGTTCCGCCGCTTCCTGCCGGATACCTCGGCACCGGTGAACGTGGAGTGGGGCGAAGAGAACCGCACCGTGGGCCTGCGGGTTCCGGATGCCGGGCCGCAGAACCGCCGGGTGGAAAACCGTCTGCCGGGTGCCGATGCCAACCCTTACCTGGCCATCGCCGCCAGCCTGTTGTGCGGCCTGATCGGCATGGTCGAAGGGCATAACCCGAGTGCTCCGGTCGTGGGTCGTGGTTACGAGCGGCGCAACCTGCGCTTGCCACTGACTATTGAAGATGCCCTGGATCGCATGGAAAACAGCAAGACCATCGAAAAGTACCTGGGCAAGAAATTCATCACGGGCTACATCGCGGTCAAGCGTGCCGAGCATGAAAACTTCAAGCGCGTGATCAGTTCGTGGGAGCGGGAGTTCCTGCTTTTCGCCGTCTGA
- a CDS encoding aspartate aminotransferase family protein, with the protein MTSNNPQTREWQALSNDHHLAPFSDFKQLKEKGPRIITSAKGVYLWDSEGNKILDGMAGLWCVAIGYGRDELADAASKQMRELPYYNLFFQTAHPPVLELAKVIADVAPEGMNHVFFTGSGSEGNDTMLRMVRHYWAIKGQPKKKVIISRKNGYHGSTVAGASLGGMTYMHEQGDLPIPGIVHIAQPYWFGEGGDMTPNEFGIWAANQLEEKILEVGVDNVGAFIAEPIQGAGGVIIPPDSYWPRIKEILAKYDILFVADEVICGFGRTGEWFGTDFYDLKPHMMTIAKGLTSGYIPMGGLIVHDDVVEVLNEGGDFNHGFTYSGHPVAAAVALENIRILRDEKIVERVRTETAPYLQKRLRELSDHPLVGEVRGVGLLGAIELVQDKATRKRYEGRGVGMICRTFCFDNGLIMRAVGDTMIIAPPLVITPAEIDELVTKARKCLDLTLSALQG; encoded by the coding sequence ATGACCAGCAACAACCCGCAAACCCGTGAATGGCAAGCCCTGAGCAACGATCACCACCTGGCCCCGTTCAGCGACTTCAAGCAGTTGAAAGAGAAAGGCCCGCGCATCATCACCAGCGCCAAGGGCGTTTACCTCTGGGACAGCGAAGGCAACAAGATCCTCGACGGCATGGCCGGCCTGTGGTGCGTAGCGATCGGCTACGGTCGCGATGAGCTGGCCGATGCCGCCAGTAAGCAGATGCGCGAATTGCCTTATTACAACCTGTTCTTCCAGACCGCTCACCCGCCGGTGCTGGAGTTGGCCAAGGTGATTGCCGACGTTGCGCCTGAAGGCATGAATCACGTGTTCTTCACCGGTTCCGGTTCCGAAGGCAACGACACCATGCTGCGGATGGTTCGCCACTACTGGGCGATCAAGGGCCAGCCGAAGAAGAAAGTCATCATCAGTCGCAAGAACGGCTATCACGGTTCTACCGTGGCCGGCGCGAGCCTGGGTGGCATGACGTACATGCACGAACAGGGCGACTTGCCGATCCCGGGCATCGTCCACATTGCCCAGCCGTACTGGTTCGGCGAAGGCGGCGACATGACCCCGAACGAGTTCGGTATCTGGGCGGCCAATCAGCTGGAAGAGAAGATTCTGGAAGTCGGCGTCGACAACGTCGGTGCCTTTATTGCCGAGCCGATCCAGGGCGCTGGCGGCGTGATCATTCCGCCAGACAGCTACTGGCCGCGCATCAAGGAAATCCTCGCCAAATACGACATTCTGTTCGTGGCCGACGAAGTGATTTGCGGTTTCGGCCGTACCGGTGAGTGGTTCGGTACCGATTTCTACGACCTCAAACCCCACATGATGACCATCGCCAAAGGCCTGACCTCTGGTTACATCCCGATGGGTGGCCTGATCGTGCATGACGACGTGGTCGAGGTGCTCAACGAAGGCGGTGATTTCAACCACGGTTTCACTTATTCCGGGCACCCGGTGGCCGCTGCGGTGGCGCTGGAAAACATCCGCATTTTGCGTGACGAGAAAATTGTCGAGCGCGTGCGTACAGAAACGGCACCTTATTTGCAAAAGCGTCTACGGGAACTGAGCGATCACCCGTTGGTGGGAGAAGTGCGTGGCGTCGGTCTGTTGGGGGCCATTGAACTGGTTCAGGACAAAGCCACCCGCAAACGTTACGAAGGGCGGGGCGTCGGCATGATTTGCCGCACCTTCTGCTTCGACAACGGCCTGATCATGCGCGCGGTGGGCGACACCATGATCATTGCTCCGCCACTGGTGATTACACCGGCTGAAATCGATGAGCTGGTAACAAAAGCACGCAAGTGCCTGGACCTGACCCTGAGTGCGTTACAGGGCTAA